The sequence ATGTTTGAAAGTTTCCCAATCACTCTGTGATTTCTCGTAGGCAAATATTTTAGATTTTAGATTTTTGTTTTGCTCTTCAAGCGCATCAATTTTATTTGCATAAAGCTTATCCATGGTATTCCCTGATGTTTTCATCCTGTCTCTCAATTGAGCAATAAGAGCATCATTTTGCTTGATTTTTGCTTCTGCCTCCAATTTGAAAACTTTCCACTCTTTTGCATCCTGTTTTCTTTGTGCTTCAGCCTTTGCCTCTTGCTGTGCTTCGTTTAATTCTTCTTTTGCATCTTTTACTTCATCCTGTGCATCTTTCATTTTTGTTTCTGAAGATTCACAACCGGTGAAGATCATTCCAGCCATTAGCGTTGAAGCCATAGCGAATTTTAAAATTGTATTTTTCATTTTGTTTGGTTTTATGTCCTCAATTAAATGAGGCGGTTTTATTTAAATTGTTTTTATATTAATAAAGGGATGCCACAAGGCAACACCCCTTTTTCTGTAGATTGGATAGACTTTAGGAGATAATTTTGTGCAATTCTTCTTTAGTCTTGCCTAATTTTTTTTGAAGTTTTGAGAGCATTTCATCTCTTTTTCCTTCTGCGAACATTAGATCATCATCAGTAAGCGTTGCAAATTGTTTTTTGAGTTTTGCTTTCTGCTCATTCCAGTTGCCTTTTAATTCGGTAGTGTTCATAATATATTGATTTAGCTGTGAAAGAATTTTCACACAACAAAGATGAGCCATTCATAGAGCTAAACTGTTACACAATTTAAGCTAAGACTTACAATATTCACACATTTCAGCTTGAGCATTCTTTATCGAATCATGGACATTTTTAAGGTATCCTCTTTTTCGCTGTATATAAACTTGCAATGTTTAAAGTGGGGAGCTTTTAACTTTGGTTTGAAATTGTTTGAAAATCCGTAAGGCTCTTTTGGAACACC is a genomic window of Chitinophagales bacterium containing:
- a CDS encoding CsbD family protein, giving the protein MNTTELKGNWNEQKAKLKKQFATLTDDDLMFAEGKRDEMLSKLQKKLGKTKEELHKIIS